The window AAGATCGCTCATTTCTGCTCCTCCTGTTCTTCCTTCGGCTCTCTGGCATAGCCGAAGGCTATCAAAAGGCTGCCGACGGTAGCGGCCCCATATCTGTCCACAAGACGGACGATATCCTCCAAATCAGATGTTCTGATGTCCTTTCTCATTTGCTGCCCTTTGTGCTCTAGCACCCTTGCGTTTTCAGCATTGTAGTTGTGCACGAACTCGCTAAGTGCAGCGATAAACTCATCGTTGTAAAGCGACTTGCGCTTGAGCTCCTGGCCTAGGCCGTAGCGGATCTCGTAGAGGTAATCCATATTTTTTGCCTTCCTTCTCTGTGGAATGACTGTGCTGTGTCGAATAGCATCAGCGATATTGCGGAAGCCTGGGCTCTCCAGGATGGCCGACAAAGGCTCATTGCTTTTCATTATCAGTACCTCCAGATTTTTTGTGGTGAACTGTCTTACAAAATAGTTCCCCTTGCTCATTTCCAGCATCAGGAACTGGCTGTAGGCAGCGGTGAAGTCGAAGAACGCATCCCACTTCCTGCCTGAGATGAAATCACGGTAACTGACAAGCATTTCATATTCTCTTTTTTCATCAATATCTCTGATGATGCTTTCGTGCTCCTCTATCACCTCCCTGTAAGCATTCACATCCTCCAGCGATTCAACCCGCATCCAGCGGGGCAGCTCGATAAAAGAGATGTTCATAACTGCGGCGGCCTGCCCTAGGTTCTTGTAATAAACCACATGCATGCCTGCCACGAAGTCCTCTGGGGCATGTTCGATCACTTCTGCCAGAAGATCTGTTTCTTTTGATGCCCTGCAGTAATCGAGGAAGCATCTGGTGTAACGGAGCGCTGCAAGTATGTCCATCTTCACTGCCGTGTCATTCCACATAGCCTCCTGGAATTCAGCCAGAATTCTGTTATTGACATCCAGGCGCATATTCACCGGTGCCAGGGCGTAGGTCTTGCGATCGTCGGTGCCCTGCACCACGCGGGGGACAGCGCAGTGGTATATTCCCACAACCTTTAGGTACTCGAGCAACCAGAACGACTTTATGTTATCCATCTTCAGGCGAGTGGCTTTAGGTTCATTCTGTCCTTTGCCCTGGCACGGGTTGAGCAACTGTAAGCAGGTAGCGTCGGTCGTGGTATCAGCACCCAGCTCTTTCATCCTTTTGCGCCAGAGCTTTTTCACTCTGTCTGTATCTTCATATGGTTTCGCAAAGAGCATCAGGATGTGCCGCATGTTCTCTGCAAAGTAGGGAGCAGCTGCTTGCCAACGAAGGATCAGGTTGTTATAAGAACCCAAAGCCTGCATCCGACGCTCACCCACCCATGCGAAGACGGAAAACCAGGGGTGTGGCACCATCTGAGATAACTGTTCTTGAGACATTTTATCTCGCATTTCCTGGGGAATGTTGATGAAATTCCGGAACCTATCCCACTCCTGCTGATAGTCCACGATCATGGAGTCAGGCAGGCCCGTTATATTCTCTGGATTCCCTGAACCTGTACGGATATACGGGGCCAGGGGCCGAAATGGCACTTTCTCCACCCACTCCTCCTGGATCGGATGGCTGAGCTCAATCGCATAGTACGGTCCTTGATCGTGGATGCGGACCCAACGGTTGTCTTCCACAAAATGAGACAGTACGCTTTCCAGAAGCACTGCCAGACCGTAGGCCAAGAAGACATCAGCAGAGGTGCCTGTCTGCTTGTTCACATAGTATGTTTGCTGATACATCTATCACACCCTTATGGTCACAGCCTCCTGGTCTGATAATCTGATAGCTCGGACTATAAGAAAATATGCCAGGAGCTCGTGCCTATCACTAGGCTTCACGAGAAGACTATCTATCGACTTTGGATCCTTACTTTCCATCTTCAATAAATGAACGACCTGGCTGGCATTAAGCCCCTCCAAAACCCTTCCGAGTGTCTGTCTGGCCGCGGGATGGAGATCAAAACTTCTGTAACTGTTTGCTGTCGGCGAGTGATGTCTGGCGATTGCCGTAAAGATGGATCTCATCAGCTTAAATCTGGGAGCTTCTATCTGCCCTGGCGCCCCAACTAGCTGATGAATGATTTTGAAGACGGCCGCTGCGCTCTCAGCAGCATGCGGTGGACGGCGACGGGAGATCTCGGATTCCAAGCTCCTTTGGCTGGGGTCAGCCGGATCGTAGTCTGTGTGGGCAAGCATGCAATTCTCCGCCACCGGCGCGCCGATCCTCTTCTGCCACTCATGGGCCCAAATCTGCCATTGCTTGTTCATCTTGCCTACATCATGCAGCGCTATGGCAAGACGAACAGCTCGCATGAGCGATCCCTCGGGCAGACCCATCTGTTTTTCCAGACGTTTCGCGGAGTAGGCCATCTCGCCTTCGAGTTTACCATGATAGACATTCAGCATCTTGCGGATGTGTTCTTCGTAGCTCTCGCGTTCATGACCCGTCCATCGTTCTTTGCTTTTCCAGGTCTCATGTCGTTTCTGGAGTATTGATCGGAGTTCTCCGCCGGGGGCGAAACGGAAACCCACGCTTGCATCATATCTTGCCAGCATCGGATTTACCACATAAATGGGAGAGGAACCCAGCTCCTGAGAGGATCCCACCTGCAACCATTCGTACCGGCTTGTATATTCATCATGATTCTCCCGAGGGTACATGAGTGTCCATGGAATGCTTTCATTGGGTAGGCCTGCATCCTCCCATTCCCTGATCTTTCCCTGCAGCGTGCCGATGAACATGGAGAAGCCCTCGAGCTCGTAGGGATCCTCGATCTCAATCGGGTCAGGGTGCACCAGCACTGTGACCGAATCGACATTTCGGATCAGCTGTCTTGCATGTCCCACATCCTGCCGATCGATGGCATCTTCCATCTGCTTGCGATGGGAGTACTCGATTTGCTCAAGGCTGTTCAGCATTTTCTTATCAGCTTCACCGTGGACGAGGTTTATCAAGCGCTGCTCAGCCGTGAAATCCATGTTCTCCCCGACAAAGGATGGCAGCGCCTCCCAGGTCTCTCTTGACAGAGTTTCCTGCTCGCCAAGATATGGTGCGTAATTCAGCTTGCCATTTTCATCCACAGGTACCTGATAGACATAGACCTCCCCTCTCTCGTCCATGAAGCGAGCACAACGGCCTGCCCGCTGGAGTATCGAGCTTGCTGGGGCCACCTCTGTGTGCATGACCTCGCAGGTGATGTCCAGACCAACTTCGATAACCTGCGTGGCCACCAGAATAACGCTGCCATCCTTTTTCTGCGCTTTGCCGAACTGGTTTCGTATTTCATCCTCTTTTCTCAGCCGGTCTTCTCTGAGATATCGAGAGTGAAGAAGGACGATTTGTATGTCTGGATCAGCCTGAGCGCTCAGCTCCTCGAAGAGTTTCTGGGCCCTCTCCACGGTGTTGCATATGGCAATGGATCGGCTGCGGTGATGCTTTAAAACAGCCTCTGCAGTGAGTGGCGCATCTACACGATAAAACCGACGATCCTTGTTCCTTTGTGTTGGGATCCCTTGAAGTTCCTCATCGCTTACTGTGACCACCTCTGCATCCAGCAGAGAGGCAAGCCGGTTGAGCATCTCCTTAGAGAAGGTGGCTGTCATCAAAACGAAAGGCGTGATACCCTTCAGCATCCGCAGCATCTCCAACGTAGTCGGCAGGGTTGAACCCGGATCGAGCAAATGGAATTCGTCAAATACAAGATACGAGGAAATCACCGCCCCTGCATTCATATTCCCCTGGCGCATGCTCAAAGAATACGGTATGTTCAGAAAGCTTGAAAGGATCTGGTCGACAGTGGCGAAGATGATCTCTCCTTCAAGTCGCCGGTCGTCCTGCTGCTCTCCGGTCTGTAGGCGAACATCGAGATTGCTGTGTTTCTCGTCCCTTTTCAACTCATCCCAGAAGCTCCGGGCCAGCACCCGCATGGGCACGCAGTATATAAGCTTGCGAGGGAAATCCAAACCCTCCTCCCGTGCCAGAAGATAGGGGAATAACGCAGCCTTGGTTTTCCCTGAGCCGGTTGGAGCCTGCAGGATCACGTTCCGGCCGGCCAGCAGATGCTCCGCTGGTCTCGTCTGGAAACGGCCGTACGGAGCATCTACATGGAAGATGTCAGCAAATGCCTGATCTATTGTTTCGCTCATCTACTCAAAATCCCTTCATATTGTTGAATCTCTGAATTACCAGCTTAAACTGCTGTGTTGGATAACCTCCCGTGATGACGTCTCGAGATATCGATTCCGGTATA of the Methanothrix sp. genome contains:
- the cas3 gene encoding CRISPR-associated helicase Cas3', which translates into the protein MSETIDQAFADIFHVDAPYGRFQTRPAEHLLAGRNVILQAPTGSGKTKAALFPYLLAREEGLDFPRKLIYCVPMRVLARSFWDELKRDEKHSNLDVRLQTGEQQDDRRLEGEIIFATVDQILSSFLNIPYSLSMRQGNMNAGAVISSYLVFDEFHLLDPGSTLPTTLEMLRMLKGITPFVLMTATFSKEMLNRLASLLDAEVVTVSDEELQGIPTQRNKDRRFYRVDAPLTAEAVLKHHRSRSIAICNTVERAQKLFEELSAQADPDIQIVLLHSRYLREDRLRKEDEIRNQFGKAQKKDGSVILVATQVIEVGLDITCEVMHTEVAPASSILQRAGRCARFMDERGEVYVYQVPVDENGKLNYAPYLGEQETLSRETWEALPSFVGENMDFTAEQRLINLVHGEADKKMLNSLEQIEYSHRKQMEDAIDRQDVGHARQLIRNVDSVTVLVHPDPIEIEDPYELEGFSMFIGTLQGKIREWEDAGLPNESIPWTLMYPRENHDEYTSRYEWLQVGSSQELGSSPIYVVNPMLARYDASVGFRFAPGGELRSILQKRHETWKSKERWTGHERESYEEHIRKMLNVYHGKLEGEMAYSAKRLEKQMGLPEGSLMRAVRLAIALHDVGKMNKQWQIWAHEWQKRIGAPVAENCMLAHTDYDPADPSQRSLESEISRRRPPHAAESAAAVFKIIHQLVGAPGQIEAPRFKLMRSIFTAIARHHSPTANSYRSFDLHPAARQTLGRVLEGLNASQVVHLLKMESKDPKSIDSLLVKPSDRHELLAYFLIVRAIRLSDQEAVTIRV